One Engystomops pustulosus chromosome 7, aEngPut4.maternal, whole genome shotgun sequence DNA window includes the following coding sequences:
- the LRR1 gene encoding leucine-rich repeat protein 1 isoform X2, which yields MKLQCEVEVINRMLPTFGMRNRGRGTRAVLSVGRQEEKGSGQRGPIYLMICTIKDKAGSRYKENIENLFSKFISEGKATIRLREPALDICLSKADVSNLKNFISAVSLAHKGTDASPVPLSRLTPAKTSEIEKPRAKMIITCKKDYPLTKSFPYSLEHLQVSFCKLARVDMRMLCLKRLQKLDLSSNHIKKLPKTIGDLVCLQELILHNNFLETFEVELCNSTLRNSLKSLDLSENKLKALPFQLCNFRELVSLKLDGNELVQLPFAIGKLSKLRFLSATKNKLPYLPNSFKTLVLENLDLFGNPFAKANPMVPDIQLKIPLTLLETASRATLTYRISYGPQVIPKHLCQDLSVAKTCDCGGPCLSSFIQTIVVMNLHQVSQTVVLVDSMGGTEAPIICYFCSLTCYSMFLDKYLQSTRV from the exons ATGAAGCTGCAGTGTGAGGTGGAGGTGATAAACCGCATGCTCCCTACATTCGGCATGAGGAATAGAGGCAGAGGGACCCGCGCCGTGCTGTCAGTGGGGAGGCAGGAGGAGAAGGGCTCCGGGCAGAGAGGACCCATCTACCTCATGATCTGTACCATCAAGGACAAGGCTGGCTCCAGATACAAG GAGAATATTGAGAATTTGTTTTCCAAGTTTATAAGTGAAGGAAAGGCCACAATACGACTTAGAGAGCCAGCGTTGGATATATGTCTCAGTAAG gcTGATGTCTCCAACCTGAAGAACTTTATTTCCGCAGTGAGTTTAGCACACAAGGGCACAGATGCCAGTCCTGTACCACTGTCACGTTTGACACCGGCAAAGACCTCTGAAATTGAAAAGCCAAGAGCTAAAATGATTATTACTTGCAAAAAAGACTATCCTCTAACAAAGAGCTTCCCCTATTCATTGGAGCATCTTCAGGTCTCCTTCTGCAAGCTCGCTCGAGTGGACATGCGGATGCTTTGCTTGAAGAGACTTCAGAAACTCGATCTAAGCAGTAACCATATCAAGAAGCTGCCAAAGACCATTGGTGACCTGGTGTGTCTCCAGGAGCTCATCCTGCACAATAACTTTCTGGAGACGTTTGAGGTAGAGTTGTGTAACTCTACATTGAGGAACTCTCTGAAGTCTTTGGACCTGAGTGAAAATAAACTAAAGGCTCTTCCTTTTCAGTTATGCAACTTCAGAGAACTTGTCAGCCTGAAGCTTGACGGCAACGAGCTTGTCCAGTTGCCTTTTGCCATTGGCAAGTTGAGTAAACTGCGTTTTCTTTCTGCCACCAAAAATAAACTTCCTTATCTTCCCAACAGCTTCAAAACATTAGTACTTGAGAATCTGGATCTATTCGGTAATCCATTTGCCAAAGCAAATCCAATGGTACCTGACATCCAACTAAAGATCCCACTTACATTACTGGAAACCGCTTCAAGGGCTACTCTTACTTACAG AATCTCATATGGACCACAAGTGATACCCAAgcacctctgccaggatctgtcaGTGGCTAAAACGTGTGACTGCGGAGGGCCGTGCTTGTCTTCCTTTATCCAGACGATTGTTGTAATGAATCTACACCAGGTGTCTCAGACAGTTGTCCTTGTGGACTCTATGGGGGGCACCGAGGCCCCCATCATCTGTTACTTCTGTTCTCTCACCTGCTACTCCATGTTCCTTGATAAATACTTGCAGAGCACCAGGGTGTAA
- the RPS29 gene encoding small ribosomal subunit protein uS14 has translation MGHQQLYWSHPRKFGQGSRSCRVCSNRHGLIRKYGLNMCRQCFRQYAKDIGFVKLD, from the exons ATGGGTCACCAGCAGCTGTACTGGAGCCACCCGAGGAAGTTTGGCCAGGGATCCCGCTCCTG CCGTGTGTGCTCTAACAGACATGGGCTGATCCGCAAATATGGGCTGAACATGTGCCGTCAGTGCTTCAGGCAGTATGCCAAGGATATTGGCTTTGTTAAG TTGGATTAA
- the LRR1 gene encoding leucine-rich repeat protein 1 isoform X3, protein MEGTHWTVCALLYLLKRLQENIENLFSKFISEGKATIRLREPALDICLSKADVSNLKNFISAVSLAHKGTDASPVPLSRLTPAKTSEIEKPRAKMIITCKKDYPLTKSFPYSLEHLQVSFCKLARVDMRMLCLKRLQKLDLSSNHIKKLPKTIGDLVCLQELILHNNFLETFEVELCNSTLRNSLKSLDLSENKLKALPFQLCNFRELVSLKLDGNELVQLPFAIGKLSKLRFLSATKNKLPYLPNSFKTLVLENLDLFGNPFAKANPMVPDIQLKIPLTLLETASRATLTYRISYGPQVIPKHLCQDLSVAKTCDCGGPCLSSFIQTIVVMNLHQVSQTVVLVDSMGGTEAPIICYFCSLTCYSMFLDKYLQSTRV, encoded by the exons ATGGAGGGAACACACTGGACTGTATGTGCTCTGCTTTATCTGTTGAAGCGG CTACAGGAGAATATTGAGAATTTGTTTTCCAAGTTTATAAGTGAAGGAAAGGCCACAATACGACTTAGAGAGCCAGCGTTGGATATATGTCTCAGTAAG gcTGATGTCTCCAACCTGAAGAACTTTATTTCCGCAGTGAGTTTAGCACACAAGGGCACAGATGCCAGTCCTGTACCACTGTCACGTTTGACACCGGCAAAGACCTCTGAAATTGAAAAGCCAAGAGCTAAAATGATTATTACTTGCAAAAAAGACTATCCTCTAACAAAGAGCTTCCCCTATTCATTGGAGCATCTTCAGGTCTCCTTCTGCAAGCTCGCTCGAGTGGACATGCGGATGCTTTGCTTGAAGAGACTTCAGAAACTCGATCTAAGCAGTAACCATATCAAGAAGCTGCCAAAGACCATTGGTGACCTGGTGTGTCTCCAGGAGCTCATCCTGCACAATAACTTTCTGGAGACGTTTGAGGTAGAGTTGTGTAACTCTACATTGAGGAACTCTCTGAAGTCTTTGGACCTGAGTGAAAATAAACTAAAGGCTCTTCCTTTTCAGTTATGCAACTTCAGAGAACTTGTCAGCCTGAAGCTTGACGGCAACGAGCTTGTCCAGTTGCCTTTTGCCATTGGCAAGTTGAGTAAACTGCGTTTTCTTTCTGCCACCAAAAATAAACTTCCTTATCTTCCCAACAGCTTCAAAACATTAGTACTTGAGAATCTGGATCTATTCGGTAATCCATTTGCCAAAGCAAATCCAATGGTACCTGACATCCAACTAAAGATCCCACTTACATTACTGGAAACCGCTTCAAGGGCTACTCTTACTTACAG AATCTCATATGGACCACAAGTGATACCCAAgcacctctgccaggatctgtcaGTGGCTAAAACGTGTGACTGCGGAGGGCCGTGCTTGTCTTCCTTTATCCAGACGATTGTTGTAATGAATCTACACCAGGTGTCTCAGACAGTTGTCCTTGTGGACTCTATGGGGGGCACCGAGGCCCCCATCATCTGTTACTTCTGTTCTCTCACCTGCTACTCCATGTTCCTTGATAAATACTTGCAGAGCACCAGGGTGTAA
- the LRR1 gene encoding leucine-rich repeat protein 1 isoform X4 has protein sequence MEGTHWTLQENIENLFSKFISEGKATIRLREPALDICLSKADVSNLKNFISAVSLAHKGTDASPVPLSRLTPAKTSEIEKPRAKMIITCKKDYPLTKSFPYSLEHLQVSFCKLARVDMRMLCLKRLQKLDLSSNHIKKLPKTIGDLVCLQELILHNNFLETFEVELCNSTLRNSLKSLDLSENKLKALPFQLCNFRELVSLKLDGNELVQLPFAIGKLSKLRFLSATKNKLPYLPNSFKTLVLENLDLFGNPFAKANPMVPDIQLKIPLTLLETASRATLTYRISYGPQVIPKHLCQDLSVAKTCDCGGPCLSSFIQTIVVMNLHQVSQTVVLVDSMGGTEAPIICYFCSLTCYSMFLDKYLQSTRV, from the exons ATGGAGGGAACACACTGGACT CTACAGGAGAATATTGAGAATTTGTTTTCCAAGTTTATAAGTGAAGGAAAGGCCACAATACGACTTAGAGAGCCAGCGTTGGATATATGTCTCAGTAAG gcTGATGTCTCCAACCTGAAGAACTTTATTTCCGCAGTGAGTTTAGCACACAAGGGCACAGATGCCAGTCCTGTACCACTGTCACGTTTGACACCGGCAAAGACCTCTGAAATTGAAAAGCCAAGAGCTAAAATGATTATTACTTGCAAAAAAGACTATCCTCTAACAAAGAGCTTCCCCTATTCATTGGAGCATCTTCAGGTCTCCTTCTGCAAGCTCGCTCGAGTGGACATGCGGATGCTTTGCTTGAAGAGACTTCAGAAACTCGATCTAAGCAGTAACCATATCAAGAAGCTGCCAAAGACCATTGGTGACCTGGTGTGTCTCCAGGAGCTCATCCTGCACAATAACTTTCTGGAGACGTTTGAGGTAGAGTTGTGTAACTCTACATTGAGGAACTCTCTGAAGTCTTTGGACCTGAGTGAAAATAAACTAAAGGCTCTTCCTTTTCAGTTATGCAACTTCAGAGAACTTGTCAGCCTGAAGCTTGACGGCAACGAGCTTGTCCAGTTGCCTTTTGCCATTGGCAAGTTGAGTAAACTGCGTTTTCTTTCTGCCACCAAAAATAAACTTCCTTATCTTCCCAACAGCTTCAAAACATTAGTACTTGAGAATCTGGATCTATTCGGTAATCCATTTGCCAAAGCAAATCCAATGGTACCTGACATCCAACTAAAGATCCCACTTACATTACTGGAAACCGCTTCAAGGGCTACTCTTACTTACAG AATCTCATATGGACCACAAGTGATACCCAAgcacctctgccaggatctgtcaGTGGCTAAAACGTGTGACTGCGGAGGGCCGTGCTTGTCTTCCTTTATCCAGACGATTGTTGTAATGAATCTACACCAGGTGTCTCAGACAGTTGTCCTTGTGGACTCTATGGGGGGCACCGAGGCCCCCATCATCTGTTACTTCTGTTCTCTCACCTGCTACTCCATGTTCCTTGATAAATACTTGCAGAGCACCAGGGTGTAA
- the LRR1 gene encoding leucine-rich repeat protein 1 isoform X1: MKLQCEVEVINRMLPTFGMRNRGRGTRAVLSVGRQEEKGSGQRGPIYLMICTIKDKAGSRYKLQENIENLFSKFISEGKATIRLREPALDICLSKADVSNLKNFISAVSLAHKGTDASPVPLSRLTPAKTSEIEKPRAKMIITCKKDYPLTKSFPYSLEHLQVSFCKLARVDMRMLCLKRLQKLDLSSNHIKKLPKTIGDLVCLQELILHNNFLETFEVELCNSTLRNSLKSLDLSENKLKALPFQLCNFRELVSLKLDGNELVQLPFAIGKLSKLRFLSATKNKLPYLPNSFKTLVLENLDLFGNPFAKANPMVPDIQLKIPLTLLETASRATLTYRISYGPQVIPKHLCQDLSVAKTCDCGGPCLSSFIQTIVVMNLHQVSQTVVLVDSMGGTEAPIICYFCSLTCYSMFLDKYLQSTRV, translated from the exons ATGAAGCTGCAGTGTGAGGTGGAGGTGATAAACCGCATGCTCCCTACATTCGGCATGAGGAATAGAGGCAGAGGGACCCGCGCCGTGCTGTCAGTGGGGAGGCAGGAGGAGAAGGGCTCCGGGCAGAGAGGACCCATCTACCTCATGATCTGTACCATCAAGGACAAGGCTGGCTCCAGATACAAG CTACAGGAGAATATTGAGAATTTGTTTTCCAAGTTTATAAGTGAAGGAAAGGCCACAATACGACTTAGAGAGCCAGCGTTGGATATATGTCTCAGTAAG gcTGATGTCTCCAACCTGAAGAACTTTATTTCCGCAGTGAGTTTAGCACACAAGGGCACAGATGCCAGTCCTGTACCACTGTCACGTTTGACACCGGCAAAGACCTCTGAAATTGAAAAGCCAAGAGCTAAAATGATTATTACTTGCAAAAAAGACTATCCTCTAACAAAGAGCTTCCCCTATTCATTGGAGCATCTTCAGGTCTCCTTCTGCAAGCTCGCTCGAGTGGACATGCGGATGCTTTGCTTGAAGAGACTTCAGAAACTCGATCTAAGCAGTAACCATATCAAGAAGCTGCCAAAGACCATTGGTGACCTGGTGTGTCTCCAGGAGCTCATCCTGCACAATAACTTTCTGGAGACGTTTGAGGTAGAGTTGTGTAACTCTACATTGAGGAACTCTCTGAAGTCTTTGGACCTGAGTGAAAATAAACTAAAGGCTCTTCCTTTTCAGTTATGCAACTTCAGAGAACTTGTCAGCCTGAAGCTTGACGGCAACGAGCTTGTCCAGTTGCCTTTTGCCATTGGCAAGTTGAGTAAACTGCGTTTTCTTTCTGCCACCAAAAATAAACTTCCTTATCTTCCCAACAGCTTCAAAACATTAGTACTTGAGAATCTGGATCTATTCGGTAATCCATTTGCCAAAGCAAATCCAATGGTACCTGACATCCAACTAAAGATCCCACTTACATTACTGGAAACCGCTTCAAGGGCTACTCTTACTTACAG AATCTCATATGGACCACAAGTGATACCCAAgcacctctgccaggatctgtcaGTGGCTAAAACGTGTGACTGCGGAGGGCCGTGCTTGTCTTCCTTTATCCAGACGATTGTTGTAATGAATCTACACCAGGTGTCTCAGACAGTTGTCCTTGTGGACTCTATGGGGGGCACCGAGGCCCCCATCATCTGTTACTTCTGTTCTCTCACCTGCTACTCCATGTTCCTTGATAAATACTTGCAGAGCACCAGGGTGTAA